Proteins encoded by one window of Elephas maximus indicus isolate mEleMax1 chromosome 5, mEleMax1 primary haplotype, whole genome shotgun sequence:
- the PPAT gene encoding amidophosphoribosyltransferase: MELEELGIREECGVFGCIASGEWPTQLDVPHVITLGLVGLQHRGQESAGIVTSDGGSVPTFKTHKGMGLVNHVFTEDSLKKLYISNLGIGHTRYATTGNCELENCQPFVVETLHGKIAVAHNGELVNAARLRKKLLRHGVGLATSSDSEMITQLLAYTPPQEQDDTPDWVARIKNLMEEAPTAYSLLIMHRDVIYAVRDPYGNRPLCIGRLIPVSDINEKGKNPSETEGWVVSSESCSFLSIGAIYHREVLPGEIVKISRHNVQTLDIISRSGGNPMAFCIFEYVYFARPDSIFEGQMVYTVRYRCGQQLAIEAPVDADLVSTVPESATPAALGYAKKCGLPYVEVLCKNRYVGRTFIQPNMRLRQLGVAKKFGVLSENFKGKRIVLVDDSIVRGNTISPIIKLLKESGAKEVHIRVASPPIRFPCFMGINIPTKEELIANKPEFGHLAEYLGANSVVYLSVEGLVSSVEERIKFKKQKMEKQDIIQENGNGLKCFEKNGHCTACLTGEYPVELEW; the protein is encoded by the exons GGGCCAGGAGAGTGCTGGTATTGTGACCAGTGATGGAGGTTCAGTACCAACATTCAAAACTCATAAG GGAATGGGTCTTGTAAATCATGTCTTTACTGAAGACAGTTTGAAGAAATTATATATTTCAAATCTTGGAATTGGACACACGAGGTATGCCACTACAGGAAACTGTGAATTAGAAAATTGTCAGCCCTTTGTTGTTGAAACGCTTCATGGGAAAATAGCGGTGGCCCATAATGGCGAATTGGTGAATGCTGCCCGGTTAAGGAAAAAG CTTCTGCGTCATGGTGTTGGTCTGGCAACAAGTTCTGACAGTGAAATGATTACTCAGTTATTGGCGTATACCCCTCCTCAGGAGCAAGATGACACGCCAGACTGGGTAGCAAG GATTAAAAACTTAATGGAGGAGGCACCCACAGCATACTCCCTGCTTATCATGCACAGAGATGTTATTTATGCAGTACGAGATCCTTACGGAAATCGTCCTCTATGCATTGGTCGTCTTATTCCTGTATCTGATATAAACGAGAAAG GGAAAAACCCCTCAGAAACGGAAGGATGGGTGGTGTCTTCAGAATCTTGTAGCTTTTTATCTATTGGTGCAAT ATATCACCGTGAAGTCTTGCCTGGGGAAATTGTGAAAATATCCAGACACAATGTCCAAACACTCGATATTATATCAAGGTCTGGAGGGAATCCAATGGCTTTTTGTATCTTTGAATATGTTTATTTTGCAAGACCAGATAGTATATTTGAAG GTCAAATGGTTTACACGGTGAGATACCGTTGTGGTCAGCAGCTGGCAATTGAAGCACCTGTGGATGCAGATTTGGTCAGCACTGTTCCGGAATCGGCCACGCCCGCTGCTCTTGGTTACGCAAAAAAG TGTGGACTTCCATATGTGGAGGTGCTTTGTAAAAACCGATATGTAGGAAGAACCTTCATTCAGCCAAACATGAGGTTAAGACAACTTGGTGTTGCAAAAAAATTTGGAGTATTGTCAGAAAACTTTAAAGGCAAAAGAATTGTTCTTGTAGATGATTCAATTGTGAGAGGCAATACTATCTCGCCCATAATAAAGTTGCTCAAagaatctggtgcaaaagag GTACACATTCGGGTAGCTTCACCACCAATCAGATTCCCATGCTTCATGGGAATAAACATTCCCACAAAAGAAGAGCTTATTGCCAATAAACCAGAATTTGGTCATCTTGCAGAATATTTAG GAGCAAACAGTGTTGTTTATCTATCAGTAGAAGGACTGGTTTCATCtgtagaagaaagaataaaatttaaaaaacagaaaatggaaaagcaAGATATTATTCAAGAAAATGGAAATGGTCTGAAATGTTTTGAAAAGAATGGTCATTGTACAGCTTGTCTAACTGGAGAATACCCAGTTGAATTGGAATGGTAG